From the Theileria equi strain WA chromosome 4 map unlocalized gcontig_1105316255041, whole genome shotgun sequence genome, one window contains:
- a CDS encoding hypothetical protein (encoded by transcript BEWA_048220A) — MSNGDPQIDFSRKPKNDGGSTTSYNGGAGVTFTVTKGTTSVPGFFKHVHKPNKSQVTLNRTLEDRDEIRGGFMGSGKFIKDVKEVSVYYWNGNLNDPILLGITAKGTSADIETKYFSKGSSWLNGPVEYLNEQQALDEQNCYNNNAVVFNIRDSHSGHILKEYKANCMNKTRKIESETSPNPPGSEYIAKAHIIRDNDRDTRISRVTYNGKPTDILPVNFPVDVITLYSYPASEDVPLMIEFKPNGVGHSTFYASRGSNNWQRIDEGSQKFYDDEHLRSQTPKDALSGKLDEVLCSYYDNITLDISLENSEKHAKYETKYCCNKHEHSNQGRVSVSEVQVSCKEPKHNKGSLTTYKHSIINGNLGGIKFYEDGNIRQRRCVKSNALKFPIYVNSLFVFYCQQKPALIYVDGTYQSKGWYRKSSRGYEYNWTLINTGLKDIIGTDLENGLSCDKWQKLQTYLEAVGCSPFGDRSDGLGRSESLHQDVRPIEKSDNEGEFQQYSGGSNEEEEVLLEKDDSPSNSQPVALPVTTSPPSIIINIKKDTNGGKLGPDTYTSGVSNQKVKLVKSVDPLSSGFFKFTHKPPSGGSFMVDKVIFGEISRDITTDIGVNSDEEIDHLAVWYWFGDGGMKKPLLAEILKEGKYTYKSAKPGNNLSWTSSGDSQSEQLKDELLEQKLDDLNCYHNGVVVVDLTESHSKKHISSGTYCCGYHNNGESKVSVESKKVSCSTHLSSTPIPYFKHDVNTSGDGLKLGTIKYYADGGKKSNSKRTRITITRLNLPTSDVQAVYAFHCKDGIPVLIYLSSSSDSSKKGWYKKGTYVGNGNEEWITTFSGLKDKIPDNFKSCSDGNFSKLVKTLRELGCNPLQECTLDPEHLGQNGVQREEVPAADLTDQVPDTESETKILIQGIPVAQMAGNVSPVVGYTFPALSGSRGTALCGEEGGFNRPLSLQGATLPVLIHGSNFRYTMEENKLPPPIIIDETIQPADVYASKAEELPEGGGQDTAKSLDQNSQENSETPDGSPYQGTTRNQGGGNTDESETAPSGGSGTVELGSGTDDSQLGSRDTVGAEFKAKKVKEPEPNERVQNTLQHKAGRAKEQGITNTKPLPGQGTSATPPTPRLPGPREPGQNGAGDSEDTSPEGTTLSPSALQSASAPDAHSPDPLSPEESNAAQEAPQPPSAPLPPPLAGSEGATGAKGEALARSVSASGRGKDSQTNSSTNDWKVIFGGSASATVVSGSLTGFGWWLYKRSKGDPWVRQI, encoded by the coding sequence atgagtaaTGGAGACCCTCAAATAGACTTTTCCAGGAAGCCAAAGAATGATGGTGGGAGTACAACAAGTTATAACGGTGGAGCTGGTGTTACCTTTACGGTCACAAAGGGTACTACCAGTGTACCGGGATTCTTCAAGCATGTTCATAAACCTAATAAATCACAGGTTACTCTGAATAGGACACTTGAAGATAGAGATGAGATAAGAGGGGGCTTTATGGGATCAGGGAAATTCATAAAGGATGTTAAGGAAGTttctgtctactactggaatggtAATCTTAACGACCCAATCCTACTTGGAATAACTGCCAAGGGTACTAGCGCTGATATAGAGACAAAATACTTTAGTAAAGGTAGTTCCTGGTTGAATGGTCCAGTAGAATATCTGAATGAACAACAGGCACTTGATGAACAGAATTGCTACAATAATAATGCTGTAGTGTTCAATATAAGAGATTCTCATTCAGGTCATATTCTCAAAGAGTATAAAGCTAATTGCATGAATAAGACTAGAAAAATAGAATCTGAAACTTCTCCTAATCCTCCAGGAAGTGAATATATCGCTAAAGCACATATCATTCGTGATAATGATAGGGATACAAGAATATCTAGAGTAACTTACAACGGTAAGCCCACTGATATTCTTCCTGTTAATTTTCCGGTCGATGTAATAACACTCTACTCATATCCAGCTAGTGAAGATGTACCTCTTATGATTGAGTTTAAACCAAATGGTGTAGGGCATTCCACTTTTTATGCAAGTAGAGGTTCAAATAATTGGCAAAGGATTGATGAGGGATCACAGAAATTTTATGATGACGAACACTTGCGCAGTCAAACACCAAAAGATGCTCTGTCCGGAAAACTCGATGAGGTACTTTGCTCATATTACGACAATATTACTTTGGACATATCCCTAGAGAATTCTGAGAAACATGCCAAATATGAAACTAAGTATTGTTGTAACAAACATGAACATAGTAACCAAGGAAGGGTCTCTGTAAGTGAAGTACAAGTTTCTTGTAAAGAGCCTAAGCACAACAAAGGTTCTCTTACAACTTATAAACACTCTATTATCAATGGAAATCTTGGCGGTATTAAGTTTTACGAAGATGGCAACATAAGACAAAGAAGGTGTGTTAAATCTaatgcattaaaatttccaaTCTATGTAAATAGTCTCTTTGTATTTTACTGTCAACAAAAACCTGCTCTTATATATGTGGACGGAACATATCAATCCAAGGGTTGGTATAGGAAGAGCAGTAGAGGTTATGAGTACAACTGGACATTGATTAATACTGGGCTTAAAGATATAATAGGAACTGACTTAGAAAATGGACTTAGTTGTGATAAGTGGCAAAAACTCCAGACATATCTAGAGGCAGTTGGTTGTAGTCCCTTTGGAGACCGCTCTGATGGTTTAGGACGTTCAGAAAGTCTACATCAGGACGTTAGACCGATAGAAAAGTCTGACAATGAGGGAGAATTTCAACAATATTCTGGAGGATccaatgaagaagaggaagtACTGCTTGAGAAGGACGATTCACCATCTAATTCTCAGCCCGTAGCTTTACCTGTAACAACCTCTCCACCTAGCATTATCATAAACATAAAGAAGGATACTAATGGAGGGAAACTAGGACCTGATACATATACTTCTGGAGTATCTAATCAAAAGGTCAAGTTGGTAAAGTCTGTAGACCCTCTTAGCTCCGGTTTCTTTAAGTTCACTCACAAGCCACCCAGTGGAGGATCTTTTATGGTTGACAAAGTAATATTCGGGGAAATTTCTAGGGATATTACTACTGATATAGGAGTTAACTCTGACGAAGAGATCGATCATCTTGCAGTATGGTACTGGTTCGGGGACGGTGGCATGAAGAAGCCTCTTTTAGCAGAGATACTCAAGGAAGGAAAATATACCTATAAATCTGCTAAACCAGGTAATAACTTAAGTTGGACTTCAtctggagattctcaatCTGAACAACTCAAAGATGAACTCCTTGAACAGAAACTGGATGACCTCAATTGCTACCATAATGGCGTTGTTGTAGTGGATCTTACAGAGTCTCATTCTAAGAAACATATCAGCAGTGGAACTTACTGTTGCGGTTACCATAATAATGGAGAGAGTAAAGTCTCCGTTGAGTCAAAAAAGGTTTCTTGCTCGACACATTTAAGCTCAACTCCTATTCCCTATTTCAAACATGATGTTAATACTTCTGGTGATGGATTGAAGCTAGGAACTATAAAATATTATGCAGATGGAGGTAAAAAATCTAACAGCAAAAGAACTAGAATAACTATTACCAGACTGAACTTACCAACCTCTGATGTACAAGCTGTATATGCATTCCACTGCAAGGATGGTATTCCAGTTCTCATATATCTTTCCTCGTCTTCAGACTCTTCAAAAAAaggatggtacaaaaaAGGCACTTATGTTGGTAATGGCAATGAGGAATGGATAACAACCTTCTCTGGACTCAAAGATAAAATACCTGACAATTTCAAGAGCTGTAGTGATGGCAACTTTAGTaaacttgtaaaaactTTAAGAGAACTTGGATGTAACCCcttgcaagaatgtacTCTTGATCCAGaacatcttggacagaatggagttcaacgtgaggaagtTCCAGCTGCTGACTTAactgaccaggttcctgatacagagtctgagactaagattctcATACAAGGCATTCCAGtggctcaaatggctgGAAACGTTTCTCCTGTAGTAGGTTATACTTTTCCAGCACTAAGTGGTTCTAGAGGTACTGCTCTTTGCGGAGAAGAGGGTGGTTTTAATAGACCCTTATCTCTACAAGGTGCTACTCTTCCAGTACTTATACATGGTTCTAATTTTCGGTatactatggaagaaaacaaacttcCTCCTCCTATTATTATAGATGAAACTATTCAACCTGCTGATGTTTATGCTagtaaagctgaagaaCTCCCTGAAGGAGGTGGACAAGATACTGCTAAATCTCTTGATCAAAATTCTCAAGAAAATTCTGAAACTCCTGATGGCTCACCTTACCAAGGTACTACTCGTAATCAAGGTGGAGGCAATACTGATGAATCTGAAACTGCTCCATCTGGAGGTTCTGGTACTGTAGAACTAGGCTCAGGTACTGATGATAGCCAACTTGGTAGTAGAGATACCGTTGGAGCTGAATTTAAAGCTAAAAAAGTCAAAGAACCTGAACCAAATGAACGAGTACAAAATACTCTTCAACATAAAGCTGGTAGAGCTAAAGAACAAGGTATTACTAATACTAAACCATTGCCTGGTCAGGGAACTTCTGCTACTCCTCCTACTCCTAGACTTCCTGGACCCAGAGAGCCTGGTCAAAATGGTGCTGGTGATAGTGAAGATACTTCTCCTGAAGGTACTACTCTTTCTCCTTCTGCTCTTCAATCTGCTTCTGCTCCTGATGCTCATTCTCCTGATCCTTTATCTCCTGAAGAATCTAATGCTGCTCAAGAAGCTCCTCAACCTCCTAGTGCTCCCCTTCCTCCACCTCTTGCTGGTTCTGAAGGTGCTACTGGTGCTAAAGGTGAAGCTCTTGCTCGATCAGTCTCAGCCTCAGGTCGTGGtaaagattctcaaacTAACTCTTCTACTAATGATTGGAAAGTAATTTTCGGGGGCTCTGCTTCTGCCACTGTAGTTTCTGGctctcttactggatttggctGGTGGTTGTataaacgttctaaaggagacccttgggtcagacagatttga
- a CDS encoding signal peptide containing protein (encoded by transcript BEWA_048240A), translating to MKVFMTLWAVCLVGLSYCGDNEKRRRAGNGDHVGYESSSGDELYHDDIIFKSTQPIAVPESTSLCSLDISNPDETKILTRVTYNNGFSYKEFTAKEDFNIISVLDKSQILWVSGGRRLKHASCYEAKDSSLISIYFTNVRKVESECFEKVHGEWREIEDKAFEVKACKITRGECPTVSNNGKSSESVASEGADDDTMEGDDDPYFTLPGNLDRRKGKPPFAIRSPQTIDISSPNASIYRSFDYLFAGNQTRLIVPKRGIFISRLVNGNEEIWTPEKGGVLDYLKIYLDKYKRPVIALVIMGISGCTLQRYYERNNGKWEESKWCYDEKINSLKINIETRGNIIMDIENQKDTNDCRIFEAELFGVPTRHFFPRLGYEAKEVRYGEQTLWKAASCGEQCASCGYQDHCLAIKIYRKRTLRLLEITIAETRARAYKHFKKVKKGWKPITLEEFFRKLTDVRAEYIRVSSD from the coding sequence ATGAAAGTATTTATGACATTATGGGCGGTATGTCTAGTGGGACTGAGCTACTGTGGAGACAATGAGAAAAGGAGAAGAGCTGGAAACGGAGATCACGTTGGATACGAAAGTTCGTCTGGAGATGAATTATATCATGATGACATAATTTTCAAGTCTACACAGCCAATCGCCGTACCAGAGTCAACCAGCCTCTGTTCTCTCGACATTTCCAACCCTGATGAGACGAAGATACTTACCAGGGTAACTTATAATAACGGGTTTTCCTACAAGGAGTTTACAGCGAAAGAAGACTTTAATATCATTTCTGTTCTTGATAAATCACAAATCTTGTGGGTTTCTGGAGGTAGAAGACTTAAGCATGCGAGCTGTTATGAAGCAAAGGACTCTTCTctcatttccatatatTTTACCAATGTCAGAAAGGTAGAATCTGAGTGTTTCGAAAAAGTTCATGGAGAATGGAGAGAGATCGAGGACAAGGCATTTGAAGTAAAGGCATGTAAGATTACCAGGGGAGAATGTCCTACTGTATCCAATAATGGGAAATCTTCCGAATCTGTTGCTAGTGAAGGTGCAGATGATGACACAATGGAGGGAGATGACGACCCCTATTTCACCTTACCTGGCAATCTTGATAGACGTAAAGGCAAACCGCCATTTGCCATCAGATCTCCACAGACCATAGATATATCTTCTCCAAACGCCTCAATTTACAGATCTTTTGATTACCTTTTTGCGGGAAATCAGACTAGACTAATTGTTCCAAAGAGGGGAATTTTCATATCCAGACTAGTGAATGGTAACGAAGAGATCTGGACCCCTGAGAAGGGTGGAGTTTTAGACTACCTAAAGATATACCTAGATAAATACAAGAGACCAGTTATTGCTCTTGTAATAATGGGAATCTCTGGTTGTACGTTGCAGAGGTATTATGAACGGaataatggtaaatgggAAGAGTCCAAATGGTGTTACGATGAGAAAATCAATAGTCTTAAAATTAATATAGAAACCCGTGGCAACATTATCATGGATATAGAGAACCAGAAGGATACTAATGATTGTAGGATATTTGAGGCTGAATTATTCGGTGTTCCCACTAGACATTTCTTTCCAAGGCTCGGATACGAAGCTAAGGAGGTTAGATACGGTGAGCAGACTTTATGGAAGGCTGCAAGCTGCGGTGAACAATGCGCCTCGTGTGGATACCAAGATCATTGTCTTGctattaaaatttacagaaagAGGACTCTACGATTACTGGAAATAACGATCGCAGAAACTAGAGCGAGGGCGTATAAGCACTTTAAAAAGGTGAAAAAGGGCTGGAAACCGATAACTTTGGAGGAATTCTTTAGGAAGCTTACAGACGTTAGAGCAGAATATATACGAGTTTCTTCCGATTAG
- a CDS encoding conserved hypothetical protein (encoded by transcript BEWA_048200A), whose translation MSEEAKMDEKKEDKDKNAGLKKAVAFLTGVTLYQLPYLAISAGKFTLGRFKIPSSNLSLYINRMIIAYRVVSLIGIGSTTAYIQMGWPGKNELTSVLFWLYNFCFVLSLFVYCIGGELGYITAYYWTISLASLIFGLCYTTSVDIVAADVVCLLAAFPLTGVIISLYHILFLTIGEYFGIPNTNYWLVVVQMIIAILITGTNALLFTIAYWNKKDATGGDGGDPDPFMTAFAKAWSPILLITLGYGLQNAFYPGIAPYKLIGPNLGYWIDLTVLFTSAIPPLFILVLKEKEIGPNTSWSQTSGWHWSWLFFLVEIICATIFIWALHYPDWGLSQNVRSNAKLLGFLTVTYDGCVQFTRSIGTNGADMQGEPKKSNSAMNTFNSFTHSFAQVIFAFMGDGYMRIYSEHEDNRDGWPTKHYGNLRAFWFWTWNSTKMSYHILKTAFTTDLRSEVIGKKEFLFIVYADETDHSSQPPKVKNPTVMKIVHDI comes from the coding sequence ATGAGTGAGGAAGCTAAGATGGACgagaagaaagaagataaggatAAGAATGCTGGTCTGAAGAAGGCGGTAGCCTTTTTGACTGGTGTTACTCTCTACCAGTTGCCGTATTTGGCCATTTCTGCCGGTAAATTCACTCTTGGAAGGTTCAAGATACCGTCAAGCAACCTGAGTCTGTACATTAACCGGATGATTATAGCATACAGGGTTGTCTCATTGATCGGAATAGGTTCTACAACAGCGTATATTCAGATGGGTTGGCCAGGAAAGAACGAGTTGACATCAGTCCTATTCTGGTTGTATAATTTTTGCTTCGTCTTATCGCTGTTTGTCTATTGTATCGGCGGTGAGCTCGGGTACATTACGGCGTATTACTGGACAATTTCTCTGGCGTCACTCATTTTTGGCTTATGCTATACCACTTCTGTTGATATTGTTGCGGCCGATGTGGTCTGTCTTCTTGCAGCCTTCCCGCTTACTGGAGTTATTATTTCTCTCTAtcacattttgtttttaaCCATTGGCGAGTACTTTGGTATCCCTAATACCAACTACTGGTTGGTGGTAGTTCAGATGATTATCGCAATACTCATAACCGGGACGAACGCACTGCTGTTCACCATCGCTTATTGGAATAAGAAGGATGCTACAGGTGGAGATGGTGGAGATCCTGACCCATTCATGACAGCCTTTGCAAAGGCCTGGTCTCCGATTCTTTTAATCACTCTGGGATATGGTCTTCAAAATGCCTTTTATCCGGGTATAGCCCCTTACAAGTTGATTGGTCCTAATCTAGGGTACTGGATAGATTTAACTGTTTTATTCACCAGTGCCATACCGCCGCtctttattcttgtattGAAGGAGAAAGAAATAGGTCCCAATACTTCATGGAGTCAAACTTCTGGATGGCACTGGTCTTGGCTATTCTTTCTTGTTGAGATTATCTGTGCAACAATCTTCATTTGGGCTCTTCATTATCCCGACTGGGGGCTTTCCCAAAATGTCCGGAGTAATGCGAAGCTTCTAGGTTTTTTAACTGTCACATATGACGGTTGCGTACAGTTTACGAGGAGTATTGGTACCAACGGAGCTGACATGCAAGGAGAGCCAAAAAAAAGTAACAGTGCAATGAATACATTCAACTCGTTTACACACTCGTTCGCACAGGTAATATTTGCATTTATGGGAGATGGGTATATGCGCATTTATTCTGAGCATGAAGATAACAGAGACGGTTGGCCAACCAAACACTATGGTAACTTGAGGGCGTTCTGGTTCTGGACCTGGAACTCTACAAAAATGTCAtatcacattttaaaaacaGCATTTACCACAGATTTAAGATCCGAAGTTATCGGCAAAAAGGAGTTTCTCTTTATTGTCTATGCCGATGAAACGGATCATAGTAGCCAACCTCCAAAGGTGAAAAATCCTACAGTCATGAAGATAGTTCACGATATATAG
- a CDS encoding conserved hypothetical protein (encoded by transcript BEWA_048230A) produces the protein MLGRVRLKKFILKAEFEGLIMTSIVTPKTATLAELHESLLYKKLQSSIDDALPLLEANGDASSFINSRFANNVLEIYGILHQGSFNRPDMAALEFSGLLSHILPFLSLERLPLVSGLGSEYEKIKRATIMTCVWAFVEESGGTEDVLSKIAKGKYM, from the coding sequence ATGTTGGGTCGTGTACGCCTCAAAAAGTTCATTCTAAAGGCAGAATTTGAGGGCCTTATAATGACGTCTATAGTTACGCCAAAAACGGCCACTTTGGCGGAGCTCCACGAGAGTTTGCTCTACAAGAAGCTCCAGTCGTCTATAGACGACGCCCTGCCGCTCCTGGAGGCAAATGGCGACGCCTCCTCCTTCATAAACTCGAGATTCGCCAACAATGTCTTGGAAATCTACGGAATCCTCCACCAGGGCTCCTTTAACCGGCCGGATATGGCCGCACTCGAGTTTTCCGGCCTTTTATCGCACATCCTGCCGTTTCTCTCACTCGAGCGACTCCCATTAGTTTCAGGACTCGGAAGTGAATATGAAAAGATCAAAAGGGCGACGATAATGACCTGCGTATGGGCGTTTGTCGAGGAGAGCGGAGGGACGGAAGACGTTTTATCGAAAATCGCAAAGGGTAAGTATATGTGA
- a CDS encoding hypothetical protein (encoded by transcript BEWA_048210A) — MRILAAFYTLLIFKGAFCGKNLRLLDSYNGSTQLNSHVLDLAKPDENFVEVSCTDDPTGVSQKGYNVKDDHVVSSVVEDGQEIWKAAEGSEESCTLALVGSKEQDALLTLHVRNGTSFTFFYFEKVGGAWKDVHEDEFQAKYDEMSNKANQHAENAQAEDGPKNGRHLRESQAFQSENDVETAHNGEQDGQNGKYEPRDDVVDLAHPTISSVTVDSKGVKQTKYSLGEHLGISSVVYGSQHLWHVGPDDKRCTALESFERDGTFLLVVGVYDNGITVTVPFEKVGEKFKKLSEQVFNSKFHSLMEEKPIPSSHSGPHTIDISASALFPCHSFKFHFDDIPVTVLMPWVENLHITKLVDGEDTVAEATLGGNFAWIAIHTNEERKPDMVMVPGGSAKYTLYKKNGDEWTECQGLGAMNKYRAPVEKKREFILDVSATTEDENFQVFGGELQAFLLRAYFPRAGSYATEVVHGRSKIWKAAEGTDERCLYSEISSAETSCLLILSTDGDKKFSFRYFENTALGWMSTLENDFVLDRE; from the coding sequence atgagaatcttggcGGCGTTTTACACACTCTTGATCTTCAAGGGGGCCTTCTGCGGGAAGAACCTCAGACTTTTGGACTCTTATAATGGGTCAACCCAACTGAATTCTCACGTTCTCGATCTCGCAAAGCCGGACGAGAACTTTGTGGAGGTATCTTGTACCGATGACCCTACGGGAGTCTCCCAAAAGGGATACAATGTGAAGGATGACCATGTAGTATCCTCAGTGGTAGAGGACGGTCAGGAGATCTGGAAGGCAGCCGAAGGATCCGAGGAATCCTGCACACTCGCACTTGTTGGCTCAAAGGAACAAGACGCCCTGTTGACCCTTCACGTTCGAAATGGAACTTCATTCACCTTCTtttactttgaaaaggttggTGGAGCATGGAAGGATGTCCATGAAGATGAGTTTCAGGCAAAGTATGATGAGATGAGTAACAAAGCTAACCAGCATGCAGAGAATGCTCAGGCTGAGGATGGGCCAAAAAATGGTAGACATCTAAGAGAGTCTCAGGCATTCCAGTCTGAAAATGATGTAGAAACTGCCCATAATGGTGAACAGGATGGTCAGAATGGAAAATATGAACCGAGGGACGATGTCGTAGATCTCGCTCATCCTACAATTTCCAGTGTGACTGTGGACAGCAAGGGAGTAAAGCAGACAAAGTATTCCCTCGGTGAGCaccttggcatatcctCAGTAGTTTATGGCAGTCAACACCTATGGCATGTCGGTCCGGATGATAAGAGGTGCACAGCTTTGGAGTCTTTTGAAAGGGACGGCACCTTCCTCTTGGTTGTTGGTGTTTACGACAATGGCATAACCGTTACTGTGCCATTTGAAAAGGTGGGAGAAAAGTTCAAGAAATTGTCTGAGCAAGTCTTTAATAGCAAGTTCCATAGCTTGATGGAGGAAAAGCCAATTCCTTCCAGTCACTCGGGTCCACACACCATTGACATTTCAGCCTCGGCCTTGTTCCCATGTCACTCATTCAAATTCCACTTTGACGATATTCCAGTCACAGTGCTAATGCCATGGGTGGAGAACTTACACATTACAAAGCTCGTGGATGGAGAGGATACAGTTGCTGAAGCCACTCTTGGGGGAAACTTTGCATGGATTGCCATTCACACAAATGAAGAGAGAAAGCCTGATATGGTCATGGTTCCAGGTGGTTCGGCAAAGTATACGCTATATAAGAAGAACGGCGACGAATGGACAGAGTGCCAGGGACTCGGTGCAATGAACAAGTACAGGGCTCCCGTAGAGAAGAAGAGAGAGTTTATTCTTGATGTTTCTGCTACAACCGAGGACGAAAACTTCCAAGTATTTGGAGGAGAGTTGCAGGCATTCTTACTTCGTGCCTATTTCCCAAGAGCCGGTTCCTACGCCACTGAGGTCGTCCATGGCAGATCTAAAATCTGGAAGGCGGCGGAAGGCACAGATGAGAGATGTCTTTACTCTGAGATTTCTTCCGCAGAAACTTCCTGCCTACTCATCCTATCTACAGACGGAGACAAAAAGTTTTCCTTTAGGTATTTTGAGAATACCGCTCTCGGATGGATGAGTACCCTCGAAAATGATTTTGTTTTGGATAGGGAGTAA